One stretch of Arachis hypogaea cultivar Tifrunner chromosome 20, arahy.Tifrunner.gnm2.J5K5, whole genome shotgun sequence DNA includes these proteins:
- the LOC112785510 gene encoding uncharacterized protein: MARNFNDMFNEALYGKRRRQDNTLIDNGIDECLFEDSEEEDIDRSFIPTPCRWINRDREAGHDRLFQDYFVDEPVYNANIFRRRFRMRRHVFLRIVDALSNVYPYFQQRVDATGRRNLSPLQKCTAAIRMLAYGVAADAVDDYVRIGESTTIECLKKFVEGVISVFEDEYLRKPNQNDIRRLLQMVEGRGFPGRAPEVNNYTINGNNYTMGYYLADGIYLEWATFVKSISKPQGEKHKLFAQFQKGQRKDVERAFGVLQARFVIIRGLARFWEKKKLANIMRACIILHNMIVEDERDTHAGNFAQGLEWAINRDWDEFPTRDGLRAPPTAGASRYNSSGVGGSSNPSSQTPIQPSPNSQYSDFANPRGLYSIDLNDDDIEDRRQDSIQHWH; this comes from the exons ATGGCCAGAAATTTTAatgatatgtttaatgaggctttgtatggcaaAAGAAGACGGCAAGATAACACACTCATAGATAATGGGATCGATGAGTGTTTATTCgaagattcagaagaagaagatatcgatAGAAGCTTTATCCCAACTCCTTGTAGATGGATCAACAGAGATCGAGAAGCAGGACATGATCGCCTTTTCCAAGATTACTTTGTAGATGAACCGGTGTATAATGCTAATATTTTTCGACGGAGATTTCGAATGAGAAGACATGTGTTCCTTCGGATAGTGGACGCTCTCTCAAACGTCTATCCGTATTTCCAACAGAGGGTTGATGCAACTGGAAGAAGAAACTTGTCACCACTCCAAAAATGCACCGCTGCTATACGGATGTTAGCATATGGCGTAGCAGCTGAtgctgttgatgattatgtgcgcataggcgagagcaccacaattgaatgcttgaaaaaatttgttgaaggtgtcattTCTGTGTTCGAGGATGAATACTTGCGAAAACCAAATCAAAATGATATACGACGACTGCTACAAATGGTGGAGGGTCGTGGCTTTCCTGGC CGTGCTCCGGAGGTAAATAATTATactattaatggtaataattatactaTGGGATACTATTTAGCAGATGGTATTTATCTTGAATGGGCCACATTTGTTAAATCAATCTCAAAGCCACAAGGGGAGAAACACAAGTTATTTGCACAATTCCAAAAAGGGCAAAGAAAAGATGTGGAGCGAGCATTTGGAGTGTTGCAAGCACGCTTTGTAATTATACGTGGTCTAGCTCGCTTTTgggaaaagaagaagcttgccaacataatgagagcttgtattatattacataatatgattgttgaggatgaaagagacactCATGCAGGAAATTTTGCTCAAGGTTTAGA gtgggccataaataGAGATTGGGATGAGTTTCCTACTAGAGATGGTCTTAGAGCACCTCCAACGGCTGG TGCATCAAGATATAACTCATCtggtgttggtggctcttctaacccATCTTCTCAGACTCCGATACAACCTAGTCCGAATTCGCAATATTCAGATTTTGCCAACCCTCGTGGATTATATTCTATCGAcctcaatgatgatgatattgaagatCGGAGGCAAGATAGTATTCAACACTGGCATTGA